In the genome of Dermacentor andersoni chromosome 3, qqDerAnde1_hic_scaffold, whole genome shotgun sequence, one region contains:
- the LOC126525220 gene encoding BEN domain-containing protein 5-like: MCFSKPRLALCLGSPGSTAPSASQQPMLPPPPCQISNATTVANFSYLDDGTFYLAKGVVVRSEAAFKIMRNLKPTLVVKDTAEAVWGKDVLEKKSVTGMVAPRKKSLGKVAKEPLTPEKVAVVAATLKHWGAEKNVDVDATLLNLGRLLSEKIQDVLKSKRRVKFQ; encoded by the exons atgtgcttttctaaACCACGTTTGGCTCTCTGTTTAGGTTCCCCTGGATCCACGGCTCCCAGTGCTTCGCAGCAGCCAATGTTGCCTCCACCACCAT GCCAAATCAGCAACGCAACAACAGTTGCTAACTTCTCATACTTGGACGATGGCACT TTCTACCTTGCCAAGGGAGTTGTTGTGCGGTCCGAAGCTGCCTTCAAGATCATGCGGAACCTCAAGCCTACACTTGTCGTGAAGGACACGGCTGAAGCTGTGTGGGGGAAGGACGTTTTGGAAAAAAAGAGTGTCACAGGGATGGTGGCGCCACGCAAAAAATCCCTGGGCAAAGTGGCTAAAGAGCCTCTAACACCCGAGAAGGTTGCTGTTGTTGCAG CCACACTGAAGCACTGGGGTGCAGAAAAGAACGTAGATGTGGACGCAACACTCCTGAACCTGGGCCGCCTGCTGTCGGAAAAGATCCAGGATGTCCTAAAATCAAAGCGCCGGGtcaaatttcaataa